In the Acidobacteriota bacterium genome, CCGTCCCATTCGATGTGCTCGTCGAGGAGCCGTGTCGCCGTCGCCAACGCCCGGTTGCGCGCATCGTCCGTCGCCGCACCGGTCCATGCCGAGGCATAGGGGTGCGACTCGTGATACGTGTTCGCCTCCGCGAGCGTGCAGTAGCTGTTCGCGTTGGCGGCGCCGGGCGTGGCGACGAGGACCAGAGCCATCGGGGTCTAGGTGCCGATGCAGACGTAGTCGACCAGGTCGTCAGCGTCAGTCGAGGCGACGAGCGTCGGGTCGGTGCCGGAGGTGTTCTTCCACGCATAGACATCGAGCCGGCCCGCCGAGGCTGCGGTGATGGTCGTGAAGAAGCTCGGGTCATCCCCGGGCGTGTCGCTTCGTTTGTCCACGATCGCGCACCCGGTAATCGCGGCGAGCCCAGTCGTCGCCGAACTGGGGTTCGTGCCGTCCAGCGTGATGGTGCCGACGGCCACCTTCAGGCCCTGCGCGGTGCCCAGCGCGCCGTACGTGATCCAGGCCGAGCCGTTGTAGATGTAGACCTGGCCGGTGTCGGTGCGGGTGTAGAGACTGCCCGTGCTCGGCGCCGGCACCTGCGTGGCCGACGGCGCGGTGGTGCCGGTCGTCCAGACCAGCTGACCGATGATCTGACGCTCCACCGTGGAGCTCGACACCGTGAACGACACGACGATCGCGAGCACGATGGCTGCGACAACTGCGAATGAGGATCGACGCATAGCCCTTACCTTCCTGAGAATCGTGGTGGACGAGTAACCGGTGAACGGTGGCTGCTAGGCCTTCGGCGTCTTCGGGGCCTTGGGTTCCTTCGGCGTCTTCGGGGCCTTGGGTTCCGAGGCTTCGCCAGTCGGCGCGTCGGCTGCGTCGAAGAGCTCGTGTTCGCCCTCGACGAAGTCGCGTCGTGCGAGCACGAGCGAGCCGCCAGGGTTCTTGGCGTCCTTGATGCGGACGAACTGGTCGGGATTGCGAATCGGGTCCATACAGGTCTCCTCGTGGCGGCTGGGACGCGCCGGCCCTCGTTCGTGAGGAGCCGGCGCGCGTCAGCGGAAACGGTCGGTTGGGGATGCGCGAACTAGTCGCGCATGCGCACAGCTTTGTTCCCGTCGAGGACCTTGACGCCGAAGAGGGCGTCCAGGGCGACGTAGAACTTGCTGTTGTTCGGGTCGGACCAGGTGCGGGCGCGCACCGAGATGCGCGACTTCGGATCCACGGGCATCGCGAAGACCTTCACGCCATTCCCGTCGAAGAAATCCGGCAGCTTGGCCATCGCCAAGGCCGCGAAGCCCTCGTGGAACATGATGCTGTTGGTCTTCGTGGCGCCCGAGCCGCCGTTGAGCACGATGGTGACCACCTGCGTGTCGACCACCGCGGACTCAAGGCCGCCGCCCTGGACGTTCGGGCTGCCGTAGATCGACAGCGTGCCGGCACCGCCGGAGAGCAGCACATCGGCGGTCAGCACGTACTGCTGCGTGTGGCCGGTGATGAGGACCATGTCGCCCGCACGGAACTGCGCGGCGGTGGTCATGCCGGTGACCGCGATCGACTTGATGCCGGCCGCGTAGCCAGCACCGTTGTTGATCGCACCCGCCAGGTCGGCGACGGTCGCCGAGGTCAGCGCCGGCGCGTTCTGGTTGGCGAAGAAGTTGAAGCCGAACTTCTTGCCCAGGTAGCCGCTCATCTGCGCCGCGGCCCCGGCGTCGCCGGCACCCTGGTGCTGCGTGAACGCCGAGAGGTTCAGCAACTCGGATTCGATCTGGCCCGAGACCATGCAGTGCAGCTTGGACTCGTCCTTCAGGTTCACCTTGTTGTCGAACATGATCTTGCGCGCGGCGGTGATGTCCGCCACGGCCGCCGGCGCCGTGAAGTCGGTGTACCACGGGATGCCGGTCACCAGGCCCGCGAGGATCTGGTCGATCTTGTCGGCCAGCGCATAGCTGGCGGGCACGATGTGATCCGCGATGATCTGCTGGCTGGTGTAGGAGAGTTCCTTGTCGGTGAGCGCGAACTTGACTTCCTTGTGGTAGTCGAGGCTCATCGTGATCGAGGACGCCGTGACGTCCTGCGCGGCCGACGGCGCATCCTGCGCGGTGAACGTGCCGGGCACCTTGACGGTGATGACCGAGCCCTTCTCGCGCGAGGTCTTCTCGTCGTCGTACCCGCGATAGACGCGACCGGCCATGCCGAGCGCCTTCTCGAGCGCAATCTGAGCTTCGTTGGCGTAAAAGATGGGATCGTACGCGGACAGGGTGTTACCCATGGATTCTCCTTCAGTGGAAACGAAATAGCGCTGTGACCGAAGTCACGCGACCATCCCGGTCGACTGAAAGGCATCCCGCCCTGCAGCTGCGTGCGTGGGTCTAATTGTCTGCCGACCGCCGGGAATTACCCGACGATCTGCAGGTCTTGCCCGGCCCTCGCGGCCTCATCCTTCATCTGGCGATACTTGCCAGAGTCGCGAGCTTCCTCGCGGGTGATGGTGAAGGCCTTGCCTCCGCCGCCCGCGCTTTGCTGGCTGCCCCCACCGCCGGACCCTTCGAACAGGTGTGGCGCGTTGGCGACCAGGTCGGCGGCCCATTCCTCCATAGGCATGGGCTCGTTCGCCTTCTTCTTGCTGTAGGCGATTTCCTCGCCGTTCATCGGGACGGCCTTGCCGTCCTTCAACTTGTAGAGCCGCTGGCCGCGGGCGATGAAGTCATCGACGGCGGTGTCGCGGACCTTGACCTTGGTGGCGACCTGGCGCAGCTGGTTATCAATCAGCAGCTCGCTCAGCCGCGCATCGCGGCCGCCCAGTTCGCCCTTCAGTCGTTCGATCTCGGCGTTCTTGTCGGCTTCGAGCGCGGCGACCCGCTTGGTCACCAGCTTCTCGACTTCGCCCGCCTCGATCAGTTCCTTGTCCTCGAGCTCCTGCAGCCGCTTGATGGCGGCCTTGGCCTTGACGGGGTCGGTCCCGGCGAGGTCAGTGCGCAGTTGCTGGAGTTCCTTCGCGAGCTTCTTGCCGTTCTCGCGTTCCTTGTCGAGCGCGCCCTTCAAGCCGGTGACATCGTCGTCGCCGTCCAGGTCGAGGATGAACTTCCCGTCCTTCTCGACGTAGAGCCCGCGCGTGGCCTCTGGCAACGCATCGAGCTCGGCCTTGCTCGCTAGAACTTTCTTAAGTGGCATCTCGCCTCCCGGGGTAGAGCGCGCAGCATCACGCCGCCGCGATCGAGCCCGTCAAATTGTGTGAACGGTGACAGCCTGCCAGAGTTTCGAGGCTACGGCTCAGATTGGCCTAGTTCGTTAGCGCAGATGCGGATCTCGACACGCCCGCCCATAGCCACCACGGCATCCACGATGGTCGACAGGCGAAGATCGCGGCGGGCCGCCAACAGGGTGGTCATCGTCATCGGCGCGAGCCCTGAGCGCCTCGCAGAGCTGCGGATGCTGACGCCCTCGTGCTCGAGCAAGGCGTCGACCTGGTGCGACACGGCGAGCAGCAGCTGCTCGAGCGCTTCGCGTTGGCGGAGCACCGTCGCGGGCGTTACTCGTTCGCGGTCTCGGATCGGTTCGCGAGCCATCGGCGTGGACGGTCCCGGTCCTTCTGGGCGCGGGTGCATTGAAAACACAGGTCGTGGTCTCGGTCGGCCTTGACGCGACCGCCCTTCACGCGAAACTTCGCGGGGCGTTTCCGGCAGCCGCGACACAGACCGGGCGCCATACATCACTGGGCGCGCAATGCCGATTGCATGAAGCACCGCACCTCGCGGCCTTCGCTCATCGGCATCTGCGCCAGGTAGAGTCCCCAGACCGGCGTCTGCCCGACCAGCGCGCCGGCAGGCCAGAAGTCACCCGTGCGCGCTTGCTTCCCGAACATCGTGCGGTCCATGCGCAGTCGCGATCGATAGCTGGCGATCAAGAAGCCGCAATCCTCGCAGTGCTGGCGGTCGTGCACCGCGGCCGCGGCCTTGTGAACGATGCACACGCCCTCGTCGGCCACGCCAGCATCGGTGGGCCTGGCCAGAAGCAACCGCTGAAACTGCAGGAGGTTCAGGTTCAGCGTGAACACCGAGCGCCGACTGGGGCACAGATACTGGATGCGTCCGGTCGGGTCCACCGGCAACCGGTGCTTCGCGCCGCAGCGGCAGGGCACGTTGACGAAGTGTGCGGTGATCATCAGTGCCGCTCCGGTTCGATCCAGACCACCGGCCGATCGGTCAGGACGAGCACGCGGCCGCCTGCGGCGAACTGGAGCACGACCTCGTCGACGCCGTCCTGCGAACTCGGCGACCGGGTCACGCCGACCACTTGGTCAAAGAACTGTGGACGTGCGCGCCCAACGCCGGCGGCGATCTTGAAGACGTGCAGGTCGCGGTCGGCCGGCTGCATCACTTTCTCGGCGTCCACAGTTCGGGCCGCATGCGCACACCAGGCGCGCTCAGCTCCTCGCGACCCTTGACGTTCAGCGCGTCACGAAACAGCGCCCGCAGCTCCGGCGATGACTTCAGGATCTGCGCGAAGACCACGAGCTGCTCGCCCGCGTTCAGGTTGCGCCACTTGTCGGTCACCTCCTGTTTTCGCTTGGCGTCTTCAGCCGCGGCGCGGCGCCGTTCGAGTGCCGTTCGGATTCGCTCAAACATCCATTCCTCCAGTTACGCAGCCGCGGCACTTCGAGCCGGGCGGGGTATCACAAGCGTGGTGGTGCACCGACAATTGGGGTGCAGCGGCGGGCCGCTAAATGTGCCGACGGGTGTCGAGAACAGCCCGTCGAGCGTCGTTTCCTCGCCGTCGAGCGGTTCGCACACGGGGCAGAGCCGGTCATCCTCTGTCACCACCCAGCGCTTGCTGGCGCCGTCGGGGAGATAGCCGGCCTCGCGCGCTTCCTGCCAGGTGGTCTGCCGCCCGAGGTTGCCGGCGCGAATGGTTTCGGTCCGCGCAATCGTGAGCGCCCGCTGGCGAAGGAGCTTCGCGGCGTAGCGGTCCGCGGCCTTGGCGACCTGGTCGGCCGACGCGCCGGCATCGATGAGCGATGACCGGTAGTTCACGACCGCCATGCCTTGTCTGGACGTCAGGCCGACCACCGAACGAATCAGATGCGCGGCTTCGCGCGGCGCCATCCCGTTCGAGATGGCGCTCGAGATAACCGACCTGATCGCCTGCTGCGTCTGGTCGGTGACCTCGCGCACCAGGGTGGCGGTGTATCGGGCAGCCGCGTCCACCGCGCGCGGATTCACGACGTCGAACCGGGCCTGCACCCTGAACCGTTGCTGAAGTTCCTGCTCCGCCTGCTCACCCGCCTGCGCGAATACCTGGTTGATGATGGCCACGGCGCCGCGCAAGTCTTCGGGCCATGCCGCCAGCGCCTCGTCCAGGCGCACCGACACCCCGCCGCGAGCCACCGCATCCGCCAGGGCGTCGAGCGAAATGCGCCGCTCTCGCAGGACCTTGACGGCCGCGAGAAACTGCGCCCGCACTTGCGGGGCCAGTCGATCGGCGATGACGTGGACCGGGTCCTTCATACGACGGCCGGTTCAGGAAGCGTCGGCGGGCCGGTAGCGTCGTCGCCGATCGCGATGTCCTCGAGCTCCTGCTTGGAACTGATGCCCGGGCGAGACCAACCGCCTTCGGTCAGCCGGTCGTAGAACGTCTCGTAGCTGATGGCGTTGGACTGCCAAGCCAGCATGAGCGTCTTCACTTCTTCCGCGGTCAAGCGCAGCCCGAAGAAGTCGGTGTTCAACTCGCAGGAGACGTCGCCTTCCTTGACGTCCTGGCCGGCCCACCAGGCGTGCCAGCGCAGGCACTCGGTCAGGCCCATCGAACAGACCATGGCGATCGACTTGAGCGTGGCACTGTCGCCGGCGTGGCGCAGCTTCACGGTCTCGGCCGCCTCGACGCCGGGCTTCTGGCCTTCGAGCATCCGGGCCCCGAGGATGGCCATCTGCGTGGCCTTCTCCTCGAGCGCCTCGCGCAGCTCCTTCAGGCCCTGGCCGGTGAACTCGAGGTAACCCGCCTTCGCGTTCGGGTCGCTGAACTTCCACGCGACTGAAGATCCGATCTGCAGCTTGTCGTCGCCCGTCACGCCAGCGACCCACGGCTGGGGCAAGCCAGTGAAGTGCCGCCCGTGTTCGAGGTCGGCCGACGTGCGGTAGTGCGACAGGTTGACGTCCGCCAGGTCGAGCAGCGGCGGCTTCACGACATCGGGCTCCAAACCGGTCGGCGAGAAGAACACGAACGGGATGGCAGTCAGCTTCTCGCCGCGGCGGGTCAGGACAATCGGCAGGTCGTGCTTGACCAGCGTGCCCTTGTGCTCGCCCGTCCCGTTGCGATAGAGCTGCACTACGACCATGCCGTCTGCGACGCGCAGCTCGCGATACTGGTCGACGTAGGAAACGGCGAAGGCGTCGGCCGCGTCTTCGATGCGTTCCTTCAGTACCAGTAGCGACAGCCGGCGCTGCCCGTCGATGACGGTCGTGCGCCAGTTGACGATCTGGTCCTCGGCGTAGAGCACCCAGTACGGGGCGGCATTGGCCGGCGCATTGACGGGCTGGTCCAGGAGCACGCCGCGGCGGCCGACCGTCAGCACATCCTCGAGCACGCGCATGGCCAGCGCTTCGAACGGCACGCCCGAACGGGTGACATCAAGGAGCGAGGCCTGCAGCGCCTCCGGCACCGTAACGGATGGT is a window encoding:
- a CDS encoding P22 phage major capsid protein family protein, giving the protein MGNTLSAYDPIFYANEAQIALEKALGMAGRVYRGYDDEKTSREKGSVITVKVPGTFTAQDAPSAAQDVTASSITMSLDYHKEVKFALTDKELSYTSQQIIADHIVPASYALADKIDQILAGLVTGIPWYTDFTAPAAVADITAARKIMFDNKVNLKDESKLHCMVSGQIESELLNLSAFTQHQGAGDAGAAAQMSGYLGKKFGFNFFANQNAPALTSATVADLAGAINNGAGYAAGIKSIAVTGMTTAAQFRAGDMVLITGHTQQYVLTADVLLSGGAGTLSIYGSPNVQGGGLESAVVDTQVVTIVLNGGSGATKTNSIMFHEGFAALAMAKLPDFFDGNGVKVFAMPVDPKSRISVRARTWSDPNNSKFYVALDALFGVKVLDGNKAVRMRD
- a CDS encoding phage minor head protein, with protein sequence MKDPVHVIADRLAPQVRAQFLAAVKVLRERRISLDALADAVARGGVSVRLDEALAAWPEDLRGAVAIINQVFAQAGEQAEQELQQRFRVQARFDVVNPRAVDAAARYTATLVREVTDQTQQAIRSVISSAISNGMAPREAAHLIRSVVGLTSRQGMAVVNYRSSLIDAGASADQVAKAADRYAAKLLRQRALTIARTETIRAGNLGRQTTWQEAREAGYLPDGASKRWVVTEDDRLCPVCEPLDGEETTLDGLFSTPVGTFSGPPLHPNCRCTTTLVIPRPARSAAAA
- a CDS encoding DUF4055 domain-containing protein, with translation MAGVDTTHPQYSASRERWQRCRDLFEGTDAVKGAGETYLPKLAGQKPAAYAAYKTRAVFYNGFARTVQGLVGSVFRKSPSVTVPEALQASLLDVTRSGVPFEALAMRVLEDVLTVGRRGVLLDQPVNAPANAAPYWVLYAEDQIVNWRTTVIDGQRRLSLLVLKERIEDAADAFAVSYVDQYRELRVADGMVVVQLYRNGTGEHKGTLVKHDLPIVLTRRGEKLTAIPFVFFSPTGLEPDVVKPPLLDLADVNLSHYRTSADLEHGRHFTGLPQPWVAGVTGDDKLQIGSSVAWKFSDPNAKAGYLEFTGQGLKELREALEEKATQMAILGARMLEGQKPGVEAAETVKLRHAGDSATLKSIAMVCSMGLTECLRWHAWWAGQDVKEGDVSCELNTDFFGLRLTAEEVKTLMLAWQSNAISYETFYDRLTEGGWSRPGISSKQELEDIAIGDDATGPPTLPEPAVV